A region of the Flintibacter sp. KGMB00164 genome:
AGATGTTTGGAGTGCTAAATCTCATTGGAATTTGTTTATTAAGTAACCATCATATAAGGAGGAACCCGTTATGAAACTGAAACCTTTGGCTGACCGCGTTGTTGTCAAGCTGGTAGAGGCCGAGGAGACCACCAAGGGCGGCATCATCCTCACCGGCGCCGCCAAGGAGAAGCCTGAAGTGGCTGAGGTTCTGGCTGTCGGCCCCGGCGGCATGGTGGACGGCAAGGAAGTCGTCATGAACGTGAAGGTGGGCGACAAGGTCATCACCAGCAAGTATGCCGGCACCCAGGTGAAGCTGGACGGCGACGAGGTCACCATCGTGCGTCAGAACGATATTCTGGCTATTGTCGAGTAAAACTCGTCCATGGGGGACGTTGTCCCCCATAGATACGAAAGCGATTCCCAAGGAACCCGCTTTCGATACCCCCCTCGCCTTTCCACAGGAAAGGCGGCCCTGGCCGCTGCGGCCAGGGGTTAAGATGTCCTGCGCAGGCACATGTCCTGCTCCGGACTCATTTTAATTTCAATTCCGCAAGGCGGAATTATCTTGGAGGTAATGCGTTATGGCTAAGATTATTTGCTACGGCGAAGAGGCCCGCAAGGCTCTGGAGAAGGGCGTCAATCAGCTGGCTGACACCGTGAAGATCACCCTGGGTCCCAAGGGCCGCAATGTGGTGCTGGATAAGAAGTTCGGCGCTCCCCTGATCACCAACGACGGCGTGACCATCGCCAAGGAGATCGAGCTGCCCGATCCCTTTGAGAACATGGGCGCTCAGCTGGTGAAGGAAGTCTCCACCAAGACCAACGACGTGGCTGGCGACGGTA
Encoded here:
- a CDS encoding co-chaperone GroES; translation: MKLKPLADRVVVKLVEAEETTKGGIILTGAAKEKPEVAEVLAVGPGGMVDGKEVVMNVKVGDKVITSKYAGTQVKLDGDEVTIVRQNDILAIVE